One Onychostoma macrolepis isolate SWU-2019 chromosome 10, ASM1243209v1, whole genome shotgun sequence genomic region harbors:
- the faub gene encoding FAU ubiquitin like and ribosomal protein S30 fusion b, with the protein MQLFVRGQTLHSIHLNGSETVAQIKAKVEALEGLACDDQIISLCGAPLEDDTLICQSGIEEFNTLEVTSRLLGGKVHGSLARAGKVRGQTPKVDKQEKKKKKTGRAKRRIQYNRRFVNVVPTFGKKKGPNANS; encoded by the exons ATGCAGTTGTTTGTTCGTGGCCAGACTTTGCACTCTATTCATCTGAATGGCTCAGAGACTGTTGCCCAAATCAAG GCTAAGGTTGAAGCTTTAGAGGGCCTGGCATGTGATGATCAGATCATTTCTCTCTGCGGGGCTCCTCTGGAGGATGACACACTGATTTGTCAGTCTGGGATTGAGGAGTTCAACACTCTTGAGGTCACATCGAGGCTGTTAGGAG GCAAAGTCCATGGTTCCCTGGCTAGAGCAGGCAAAGTCAGAGGACAGACTCCCAAG GTGGATAAGCaggagaagaaaaagaaaaagaccgGCAGGGCAAAGAGAAGAATTCAGTATAACCGACGGTTTGTCAACGTTGTCCCAACATTTGGTAAAAAGAAAGGACCAAATGCGAACTCATAA
- the dmac1 gene encoding distal membrane-arm assembly complex protein 1 yields MSSPPPLPEQSSPVTPQKTEKPLFGDCWSCRVLSGGGLLASGGYVGMHGRRFMRQGGPASLGTVVQIMFAAGLVAWGVVVIFEPVGKTTRTA; encoded by the exons ATGTCAAGTCCACCGCCGCTACCGGAGCAGTCGAGTCCGGTCACACCGCAGAAGACTGAGAAACCGCTGTTTGGGGACTGCTGGAGCTGCCGCGTGCTCTCGGGCGGTGGACTGCTGGCTTCAGGGGGGTATGTGGGCATGCATGGACGGAGATTCATGCGTCAAGGCGGACCCGCGTCTTTGGGCACAGTGGTTCAGATTATGTTTGCAGCAG GTTTGGTTGCCTGGGGCGTGGTGGTGATCTTTGAACCAGTGGGGAAGACGACAAGAACTGCATAG
- the cnih2 gene encoding protein cornichon homolog 2 isoform X1: MAFTFAAFCYMLTLVLCAALIFFVIWQIIAFDELRTDFKNPIDQSNPTRARERILNIERICNLLRRLVVPEYSIHGLFCLMFMCAGEWVTLGLNIPLLLYHLWRFFHRPADGSEVMYDPVSVMNADILNYCQKESWCKLGFYLLSFFYYLYSMVYALVSF; this comes from the exons ATGGCCTTCACCTTTGCGGCCTTTTGCTACATGTTAACACTCGTGTTGTGCGCTGCCCTCATCTTCTTCGTCATCTGGCAG ATTATTGCTTTTGATGAGCTGCGCACAGACTTCAAAAATCCCATCGATCAGAGCAACCCCACCAGAGCG AGGGAAAGAATATTGAACATCGAGAGAATCTGCAACCTCCTCCGAAGG CTGGTGGTTCCGGAGTATTCCATCCACGGGCTGTTCTGTCTGATGTTCATGTGTGCAGGGGAGTGGGTGACTCTGGGCCTTAACATCCCCCTGCTCCTCTATCACCTCTGGAG GTTTTTCCACCGTCCTGCAGATGGGTCTGAGGTTATGTATGATCCAGTGAGTGTGATGAATGCAGACATTCTGAATTACTGCCAAAAAGAATCCTGGTGCAAGCTAGGCTTCTATCTTCTCTCCTTTTTCTACTATCTGTACAG TATGGTGTATGCTTTGGTCAGCTTCTAA
- the mrpl49 gene encoding mitochondrial ribosomal protein L49: protein MSASVRSMSLTVCRAARVAYRAFNPATRSLSTGACLRTERNPAEGSRGFIVSTEEFRFVERLIPPSRIPTPPEHEGPAPSGWIPPSATLPSLPYMIRRSRMHNVPVYSDIKHGNQHSTLLRKIEGDIWALNKDVKEFLLGLTGKEPPTQVNEVTRTIRIKGQFDKELKEWLLKKGF from the exons ATGTCCGCCTCCGTGAGAAGCATGTCTTTGACAGTCTGCCGAGCTGCGCGAGTTGCTTACAGAGCTTTTAATCCAGCCACACGTTCACTGAGTACTGGAGCTTGTTTAAGA ACAGAACGCAACCCTGCTGAAGGATCAAGGGGCTTTATTGTATCCACGGAAGAGTTCAGGTTCGTGGAGAGACTTATTCCTCCTTCACGCATCCCAACTCCACCTGAACATGAAGGTCCTGCACCGTCAGGATGGATCCCACCATCAG CTACACTACCTTCACTGCCTTACATGATCCGCCGCTCCAGAATGCACAATGTGCCCGTGTACTCGGACATCAAGCACGGGAATCAGCACAGCACTCTGCTCAGAAAGATTGAGGGAGACATATGG GCCCTGAATAAGGATGTTAAGGAATTCCTGCTGGGGCTTACAGGCAAAGAGCCTCCAACACAGGTCAATGAAGTGACCCGGACCATCAGAATTAAAGGGCAGTTTGATAAAGAGCTGAAGGAATGGTTATTGAAGAAGGGGTTTTAA
- the cnih2 gene encoding protein cornichon homolog 2 isoform X2 — protein MIIAFDELRTDFKNPIDQSNPTRARERILNIERICNLLRRLVVPEYSIHGLFCLMFMCAGEWVTLGLNIPLLLYHLWRFFHRPADGSEVMYDPVSVMNADILNYCQKESWCKLGFYLLSFFYYLYSMVYALVSF, from the exons ATG ATTATTGCTTTTGATGAGCTGCGCACAGACTTCAAAAATCCCATCGATCAGAGCAACCCCACCAGAGCG AGGGAAAGAATATTGAACATCGAGAGAATCTGCAACCTCCTCCGAAGG CTGGTGGTTCCGGAGTATTCCATCCACGGGCTGTTCTGTCTGATGTTCATGTGTGCAGGGGAGTGGGTGACTCTGGGCCTTAACATCCCCCTGCTCCTCTATCACCTCTGGAG GTTTTTCCACCGTCCTGCAGATGGGTCTGAGGTTATGTATGATCCAGTGAGTGTGATGAATGCAGACATTCTGAATTACTGCCAAAAAGAATCCTGGTGCAAGCTAGGCTTCTATCTTCTCTCCTTTTTCTACTATCTGTACAG TATGGTGTATGCTTTGGTCAGCTTCTAA
- the LOC131548687 gene encoding ubiquinol-cytochrome-c reductase complex assembly factor 3 — protein MSGLRTVLASIGVVGLVGVGYGMWAIISPGEERKREMLKNLPEANPVRMEETRKRNALMLQVLKDAAETNDNIARGYGGQK, from the exons ATGAGCGGTTTGAGGACCGTCCTGGCCTCGATCGGGGTGGTCGGGCTCGTCGGTGTGGGCTACGGCATGTGGGCCATAATTTCACCTGGAGAGGAGAGGAAAAGGGAAATGTTAAAG AATCTGCCAGAGGCCAACCCCGTCCGAATGGAGGAGACCAGAAAGAGAAATGCCCTCATGCTTCAGGTTTTAAAGGATGCTGCAGAGACGAATGATAACATTGCACGTGGATACGGAGGCCAGAAATGA
- the znhit2 gene encoding zinc finger HIT domain-containing protein 2 has product MDPVVRRKIPACVRSLLTDIAPKEEEHLSDWPETDSEPITTKDGIALPQRGTSEALLTPADGTEGGSTASAVKPCGLCLSKPSCYTCPRCNVSYCGLACYRSQNHSSCSEEFYKESVLQELKSQGVSDEEGKSKMQEILLRLRQSAESEGGMENLLRNLGGDEASVTEKDAHALELLSRLAEIQSSGDERSHEAQEILATLRDIEDGSDEEEADLAEKLAGLDIDSLSEEELWSLLSAQEKEKFEKLVKGGGSGGLVVLWSPWWERHEKDTQALIEELQCENDEEMHNENVKKVSSDKVKSDKSLKSSIPPISAKIAPLRALSSNPSPLVRYNLINALYGYTFSLCLYNGDVSEMLLEFCQAVLAISEGLGAGQVFSSVSEALDAGMRAVSAGAYFDCEDPLASLRAVEAVAHILTGESREDAVGYSLSALSQLRTALSKAKASIPKEDEQIRRMYFQAGKKCEFFQSWVKENSKALRSLAGCVWMDYERREVERMRLEGEKKCLEKGREKSKGALIEEIE; this is encoded by the coding sequence ATGGATCCTGTTGTTAGACGTAAAATCCCTGCGTGCGTTCGTTCATTACTCACTGATATTGCACCGAAGGAGGAGGAACACCTCAGCGACTGGCCTGAAACAGACTCTGAACCAATTACCACCAAAGATGGGATCGCGCTCCCCCAAAGAGGGACTTCTGAAGCTCTCCTGACACCTGCTGATGGGACAGAGGGTGGATCTACTGCATCAGCAGTCAAACCATGTGGGCTTTGTTTATCCAAACCCTCCTGTTACACTTGCCCGAGGTGTAACGTCTCATATTGTGGCTTGGCTTGTTACAGGAGTCAAAATCACTCTTCATGCTCAGAGGAGTTTTATAAAGAGTCTGTGCTGCAGGAACTGAAATCCCAAGGTGTCTCAGATGAGGAGGGGAAAAGCAAGATGCAGGAAATTCTGCTCCGGCTCAGACAGAGCGCAGAGAGCGAGGGAGGAATGGAGAATTTACTGAGGAACCTGGGAGGAGATGAAGCTAGTGTGACCGAAAAAGACGCACATGCTCTGGAGCTGCTTTCTCGGTTAGCAGAGATTCAATCTAGTGGGGATGAAAGAAGTCATGAGGCACAAGAAATACTAGCAACACTCAGAGATATTGAAGACGGGAGTGATGAAGAGGAAGCTGATTTAGCTGAAAAGTTAGCAGGCCTGGATATTGACTCTCTTTCAGAGGAAGAACTCTGGTCGTTGTTGTCAGCCCAGGAAAAGGAGAAATTTGAGAAACTGGTGAAAGGAGGTGGCAGTGGTGGACTTGTTGTCCTGTGGAGCCCCTGGTGGGAACGGCATGAGAAAGATACTCAAGCACTTATCGAGGAACTTCAGTGTGAGAATGATGAAGAAATGCACAATGAGAATGTTAAAAAAGTCAGTAGCGATAAAGTCAAATCGGACAAATCACTAAAAAGCTCAATCCCTCCAATAAGTGCCAAAATTGCTCCTCTTCGCGCACTATCTTCAAACCCATCTCCTCTAGTGCGGTACAACCTGATAAATGCTCTTTATGGATACACTTTCTCGCTGTGTCTCTATAATGGAGACGTCTCAGAGATGTTGCTGGAGTTCTGTCAGGCGGTGCTTGCCATCTCAGAGGGTTTGGGTGCCGGACAGGTCTTCAGCTCCGTCTCTGAGGCTCTCGACGCTGGAATGAGAGCTGTATCTGCAGGAGCATACTTTGATTGCGAGGACCCTTTAGCTTCACTTCGAGCTGTGGAAGCGGTGGCTCATATTCTGACTGGAGAGAGCAGAGAGGACGCTGTGGGATATTCGCTGTCCGCTCTGTCCCAGCTGCGCACAGCTTTGAGCAAGGCAAAGGCTTCTATTCCTAAGGAAGACGAGCAGATAAGGCGGATGTATTTTCAGGCTGGAAAGAAGTGCGAGTTTTTTCAGTCTTGGGTGAAAGAGAATTCCAAAGCTTTGAGGAGTCTTGCAGGATGTGTGTGGATGGACTATGAGAGAAGGGAGGTGGAGAGGATGAGACTAGAGGGAGAGAAGAAATGTTTGGAAAAGGGACGGGAAAAAAGTAAAGGAGCTTTGATAGAAGAAATTGAGTGA